A genome region from Bradyrhizobium commune includes the following:
- a CDS encoding extracellular solute-binding protein, which produces MFMFLRLLEGPGVHFCSLALLLAIALSAAGARAEEAHAIAMHGKPAMPADFTHMPYTNPDAPKGGRLTWGILGTFDSLNPFIVKGLAVQPIRNYVVESLLARGQDEPFTLYGLLAKTVETDDARSYVTFRIDPRARFSDGKQVAAEDVLFSWQLLRDHGRPNLRQYYAKAAKAEATDPLTVRFDLTGANDRELPLILGLMPILPKHAVDVATFEETTLTGPVGSGPYRVTAVKPGVSVTLTRNPDYWGRDLAFNRGLYNFDEVRLDYFREANGQFEAFKRGLYDFRVENEPLRWHDGYDFPAAKSGELTRDTIKLGVPQPSEFLVFNTRRPIFADIRVRQALTLLFDFELVNRNYFFGLYSRVAGYFAGSDLSAYARPADARERQLLKPFAAQIPPDIMDGSYRLPVTDGSGRDRNTLRAALKLLSEAGYDLDGTVLRNRATKAPFTFEMLVTTRDQERVALAFQRDLKRAGIEPSVRSVDPVQFDQRRLSYEFDMIQNRWDQSLSPGNEQYFYWGSAAADNPGTRNYMGAKDPAIDAMIGALLEARDHTDFVSAVRALDRALIAGFYTIPLFNVSEQWIARWNRIERPSTTALSGYLPETWWSKGEPQASQSK; this is translated from the coding sequence ATGTTCATGTTCCTGCGCCTGCTCGAGGGCCCCGGCGTCCATTTTTGCAGCCTCGCCTTGCTCCTCGCCATCGCGCTGTCGGCAGCCGGCGCGCGGGCCGAGGAAGCCCATGCGATCGCGATGCACGGCAAGCCGGCGATGCCGGCCGATTTCACTCACATGCCCTACACAAATCCGGACGCGCCCAAGGGTGGCCGGCTGACCTGGGGTATCCTCGGCACCTTCGACAGCCTCAATCCGTTCATCGTGAAGGGATTGGCGGTACAGCCGATCCGCAACTACGTGGTCGAGAGCCTGCTGGCGCGCGGCCAGGACGAGCCGTTCACGCTCTATGGGCTGCTCGCCAAGACCGTCGAGACCGACGACGCGCGAAGCTATGTCACGTTCCGCATCGATCCGCGCGCCCGCTTCTCCGACGGCAAGCAGGTCGCGGCCGAAGACGTGCTGTTCTCCTGGCAGCTGCTGCGCGACCACGGCCGCCCGAACCTCCGGCAATATTACGCCAAGGCCGCGAAGGCCGAGGCGACGGATCCCCTCACCGTCCGCTTCGACCTCACAGGCGCCAATGATCGCGAGCTGCCGCTGATCCTCGGCCTGATGCCGATCCTGCCGAAGCATGCGGTTGACGTTGCGACCTTCGAGGAGACGACACTGACAGGCCCGGTCGGCTCGGGCCCGTACCGGGTGACCGCGGTGAAGCCCGGCGTCAGCGTGACGTTGACACGCAATCCCGACTATTGGGGCCGTGACCTCGCTTTCAATCGCGGGCTCTACAATTTCGACGAGGTCAGGCTCGACTATTTTCGCGAAGCCAATGGCCAGTTCGAAGCCTTCAAGCGTGGCCTCTATGATTTCCGCGTCGAGAACGAGCCGTTGCGCTGGCACGATGGCTACGATTTTCCGGCCGCCAAGAGCGGCGAATTGACCCGCGACACCATCAAGCTCGGCGTGCCGCAGCCGTCCGAGTTTCTGGTGTTCAACACCAGGCGTCCGATCTTCGCCGACATCCGCGTGCGTCAGGCGCTGACGCTGCTGTTCGATTTCGAGCTGGTCAACCGCAACTATTTCTTCGGCCTCTATTCGCGCGTCGCCGGCTATTTCGCAGGCTCGGACCTCTCGGCCTATGCCCGCCCCGCCGATGCGCGCGAGCGCCAGCTGTTAAAACCCTTTGCCGCGCAGATCCCGCCCGACATCATGGACGGCAGCTACCGCCTGCCCGTCACCGACGGCTCGGGGCGCGACCGCAACACGCTGCGCGCGGCGCTAAAGCTGCTGTCGGAGGCTGGTTACGATCTCGACGGCACCGTGCTGCGCAACCGCGCGACGAAAGCGCCCTTCACCTTCGAGATGCTGGTGACGACCCGCGACCAGGAGCGGGTCGCGCTCGCCTTCCAGCGCGACCTCAAGCGCGCCGGCATCGAGCCCAGCGTGCGCTCGGTCGATCCCGTGCAATTCGACCAGCGCCGGCTCAGTTACGAGTTCGACATGATCCAGAACCGCTGGGACCAGTCGCTCTCGCCCGGCAATGAGCAATATTTCTACTGGGGGAGCGCTGCCGCGGACAATCCAGGCACCCGCAACTACATGGGCGCGAAGGATCCAGCGATCGATGCCATGATCGGAGCCCTGCTCGAGGCCCGTGATCATACGGATTTCGTCTCGGCGGTGCGGGCGCTCGACCGGGCCCTGATCGCGGGCTTCTACACAATCCCCCTGTTTAACGTATCCGAGCAATGGATCGCGCGCTGGAATCGGATAGAACGACCATCGACCACTGCGCTGTCCGGCTATCTGCCGGAGACCTGGTGGTCGAAGGGTGAGCCTCAAGCCAGCCAATCGAAGTGA
- a CDS encoding invasion associated locus B family protein, which produces MNFRYLAASVRPRGRLLALLTATALAVPFAAEAQTPAPAPGAPKAAPKAAPKAAPKAPAAAPAPQAQQAPAQQGAPAAQGGQPADQQIQLIYAPWTKFCLKGQDANAKQVCFTGKDGRIESGQPVIAAVIIEPEGEPKKILRVTLPLGMQLVHGTRIIVDNNAPLQSPYVICFQNGCMSDYEATPELIANMKKGQNLVVQAINANGAPLTLPLPLASEFQKAYDGPPTDPKVFEETQKKLQEELQKKADEQRKKLEQQGGAPGAAPTGSK; this is translated from the coding sequence ATGAATTTCCGTTACTTGGCCGCGTCCGTCCGGCCGCGCGGGCGACTTCTCGCCCTGTTGACGGCGACGGCGTTGGCCGTTCCGTTTGCCGCCGAAGCCCAGACCCCCGCGCCGGCTCCGGGCGCGCCCAAGGCGGCGCCGAAGGCGGCTCCGAAGGCTGCCCCCAAGGCTCCGGCCGCAGCTCCGGCGCCCCAGGCCCAGCAGGCCCCGGCCCAGCAGGGCGCTCCGGCAGCGCAAGGCGGCCAGCCGGCCGATCAGCAGATCCAGCTGATCTACGCGCCCTGGACCAAGTTCTGCCTCAAGGGCCAGGACGCCAATGCCAAGCAGGTCTGCTTCACCGGCAAGGACGGTCGCATCGAATCGGGCCAGCCGGTCATCGCGGCCGTGATCATCGAGCCGGAAGGCGAGCCCAAGAAGATCCTGCGCGTAACGCTGCCGCTCGGCATGCAGCTCGTGCACGGCACCCGCATCATCGTCGACAACAATGCGCCGTTGCAGAGCCCGTACGTGATTTGCTTCCAGAACGGCTGTATGTCCGACTACGAGGCGACGCCCGAACTCATCGCCAACATGAAGAAGGGTCAGAACCTCGTGGTGCAGGCGATCAACGCCAATGGTGCGCCGCTGACCCTGCCGTTGCCGCTCGCCAGCGAATTCCAGAAGGCCTATGACGGTCCGCCGACCGATCCGAAGGTGTTCGAGGAAACCCAGAAGAAGCTCCAGGAAGAGCTTCAGAAGAAGGCGGACGAGCAGCGCAAGAAGCTCGAGCAGCAGGGTGGCGCGCCTGGCGCAGCTCCGACTGGTTCGAAGTAA
- the hspQ gene encoding heat shock protein HspQ, translating into MIKARTAKFQIGQVVRHRIFSFRGVIFDIDPEFNNTEEWWLSIPEEVRPHKDQPFYHLLAENAESEYVAYVSEQNLLPDESGEPIRHSQVAEIFIKNKDGGYRPRNPSLN; encoded by the coding sequence ATGATTAAAGCGCGGACCGCCAAATTCCAGATCGGACAGGTCGTTCGCCACCGGATCTTCTCGTTCCGGGGGGTGATTTTCGACATCGATCCGGAATTCAACAACACCGAGGAGTGGTGGCTGTCGATCCCCGAGGAGGTGCGGCCGCACAAGGACCAGCCGTTCTATCACCTGCTCGCGGAGAACGCGGAGTCCGAGTACGTCGCTTACGTCTCCGAGCAGAACCTGTTGCCTGACGAGTCGGGCGAGCCGATCCGGCATTCGCAGGTGGCCGAGATCTTCATCAAGAACAAGGATGGCGGCTACCGCCCGCGCAATCCGTCGCTGAACTAA
- a CDS encoding AEC family transporter, translated as MVDILNLALPYFGLIFVGFACGKAKSLPESGLAWMNFFLLYVSLPALLFAIMSKTPFSELNNPPFLVATTLSTIAAFTIALVVGKLLGKLTLREATLAGLSGGYDNIGYMGPGLALAVLGPKAAAPTALIFCCDSIFLFSIVPLLIELSDRDHPSLVHAFGVVAKQIVLNPLIMSACFGAAVAALHIELPVALDRTITFLQNAAAPTALFVLGVTVALRPFDRVPWEVPGVIAVKLLIHPLASFALMLAFGPFAQPWAATAVLMASLPPALNVFVIARQNDAWIEPASVAVLLGTFASVVTLTSVMWLLQAGRLVFP; from the coding sequence ATGGTCGATATCCTCAATCTGGCATTACCTTATTTCGGCTTGATATTCGTCGGTTTCGCCTGCGGCAAGGCCAAGTCGCTGCCGGAATCGGGCCTCGCCTGGATGAACTTCTTCCTGCTCTACGTGTCGTTGCCGGCGTTGCTGTTCGCAATCATGTCGAAGACGCCGTTCTCGGAGCTGAACAACCCGCCGTTCCTGGTCGCCACCACGCTGTCGACGATTGCGGCGTTCACCATCGCGCTCGTCGTCGGCAAGCTTCTCGGCAAGCTGACGCTGCGCGAGGCGACGCTTGCGGGCCTCTCCGGCGGCTACGACAATATCGGCTACATGGGACCGGGGCTTGCGCTCGCGGTGCTCGGGCCTAAGGCGGCGGCGCCGACCGCGCTGATCTTCTGCTGCGACAGCATCTTCCTGTTCTCGATCGTGCCGCTTCTGATCGAGCTCTCGGACCGCGATCATCCCTCGCTCGTGCACGCCTTCGGCGTCGTGGCGAAGCAGATCGTGCTCAACCCGCTGATCATGTCGGCCTGCTTTGGCGCGGCTGTCGCGGCACTGCATATCGAACTGCCGGTCGCGCTCGACCGCACCATCACCTTCCTTCAGAACGCAGCCGCGCCGACCGCGCTGTTCGTGCTCGGCGTGACAGTGGCGCTGCGGCCGTTTGATCGCGTGCCATGGGAGGTGCCGGGTGTGATCGCGGTCAAGCTCCTGATCCATCCGCTTGCCTCGTTCGCGCTGATGCTGGCGTTCGGCCCGTTCGCGCAGCCCTGGGCCGCGACCGCCGTGCTGATGGCCTCGCTGCCGCCGGCGCTGAACGTGTTCGTCATCGCCCGGCAGAACGATGCCTGGATCGAGCCTGCCTCCGTTGCCGTGCTGCTCGGGACGTTTGCGTCGGTGGTCACGCTGACCAGCGTGATGTGGTTGCTCCAGGCCGGTCGGCTGGTGTTTCCGTGA
- a CDS encoding GntR family transcriptional regulator has product MARSTQQSRFRLANQILDVIRNARLEPGHHLREQQLADLIGVSRTPIRSALDLLADRGIVETRKNHGFFLRKPFESLHRIEIEVPSTIDEELYTRLVRDRLAHRIPNSITQSEVARRYDVDRTALARTLARLAEDGLIARKQGHGWSFLPTLDSLVSLRASYEFRLTLEPSGLLLPTFKPDLAAIERMRLQHLYLASHPDIAAISSTQLFETDAAFHEMCAEFCGNAFFAQAIQYQNRLRRLLEFGSYFDSRRVREWCREHLAIIEAIAEGNAQLASTRMRAHLNQAFLAARAAAP; this is encoded by the coding sequence ATGGCGCGGTCAACGCAACAAAGTCGCTTTCGCCTCGCCAATCAGATTCTCGATGTCATCCGGAACGCCAGGCTCGAGCCCGGCCATCATCTGCGCGAGCAGCAGCTTGCGGACCTGATCGGTGTCTCGCGGACGCCGATCAGGTCCGCGCTCGATCTGCTGGCCGACCGCGGTATCGTGGAGACGCGGAAGAACCATGGGTTCTTCCTGCGAAAGCCGTTCGAATCCCTGCACCGGATCGAGATCGAAGTCCCCTCGACGATCGACGAGGAGCTTTACACGAGGCTCGTCCGCGATCGCCTCGCGCATCGCATTCCGAACTCCATTACACAGAGCGAGGTCGCGCGGCGCTACGATGTCGACCGCACGGCGCTGGCGCGCACCCTTGCGCGGCTCGCCGAAGACGGCCTGATCGCGCGCAAGCAGGGGCATGGCTGGAGCTTCCTGCCGACGCTCGACTCCCTCGTCTCGCTTCGCGCCAGTTACGAATTTCGACTGACGCTCGAGCCCTCAGGCCTTCTGCTGCCGACGTTCAAGCCGGACCTCGCCGCGATCGAACGGATGCGGCTGCAACATTTGTATCTCGCCTCGCATCCCGACATCGCCGCGATCTCCAGCACGCAATTGTTCGAAACCGATGCCGCATTCCACGAGATGTGCGCCGAGTTCTGCGGCAACGCCTTTTTTGCGCAGGCCATCCAGTACCAGAACCGGTTGCGGCGCCTGCTCGAGTTCGGCAGCTATTTCGACAGCCGGCGCGTCCGCGAATGGTGCCGCGAGCACCTTGCGATCATCGAGGCCATTGCCGAGGGCAACGCTCAGCTGGCATCGACCCGCATGCGTGCACACCTGAATCAGGCCTTTCTCGCCGCACGGGCCGCAGCACCATGA